The candidate division WOR-3 bacterium genome has a window encoding:
- a CDS encoding DOMON domain-containing protein — MDKKSFKTVLFVILTVIISLATAQEKGKAETPVIPYDPELEDWVSVDGFVDVESQEYPNSFFDPITGITIHWGYDDSLLYIALSAKGMGWMAIGLGSPKMDKSNIFIGYYTDDSTNLENHIGVGWSHKPVSGANLLEDWEIDYDDETNEMVIEFTYPLNWAGLKGTAITELKPGQSYSLILARNPKNPSFKAKHAKKSSYTFTLAPKPEPTPADSTEKKK; from the coding sequence ATGGATAAAAAAAGCTTTAAGACCGTCCTGTTTGTTATCCTCACCGTCATCATTTCTTTAGCAACCGCCCAGGAAAAGGGGAAAGCAGAGACTCCGGTTATCCCCTATGACCCAGAACTGGAAGATTGGGTCAGCGTTGATGGGTTTGTTGATGTTGAAAGCCAGGAGTATCCTAATTCGTTTTTTGACCCGATTACCGGCATAACAATTCACTGGGGTTATGACGACAGCCTCCTCTACATCGCACTTTCCGCAAAGGGAATGGGTTGGATGGCGATTGGTTTAGGCTCGCCCAAGATGGACAAATCCAACATCTTTATCGGCTATTATACCGACGACTCTACAAACCTCGAAAACCACATTGGAGTTGGCTGGTCTCATAAACCGGTCAGTGGTGCAAACCTCCTTGAAGACTGGGAAATCGATTACGACGACGAAACCAACGAGATGGTGATTGAGTTCACCTATCCGCTCAACTGGGCAGGTTTGAAAGGCACCGCAATAACCGAATTAAAACCCGGCCAATCTTACAGCCTTATTCTCGCCCGCAACCCAAAAAACCCCTCCTTCAAAGCTAAACACGCCAAAAAGTCCAGTTACACCTTTACCCTTGCCCCGAAGCCTGAACCCACACCTGCGGACAGCACCGAGAAGAAAAAGTAG
- a CDS encoding nitroreductase family protein, which yields MDERIMPIFMRRSVREYSDTPVDERDVLALLEAGMAAPSARNLKPWHFILIKDRDILQRIADIHPAAQMLNHAALAIAVCGDRDVSPHFWVQDCSAATENILIAAAMLGLGAVWLGVHPREERERALKALLGIPEKFGLLCVIAVGVPKAKPEPRTQFDPSRIHQERW from the coding sequence ATGGACGAAAGGATTATGCCGATTTTCATGCGGCGCAGTGTCCGGGAGTATAGCGATACGCCGGTAGATGAGCGTGATGTTTTGGCTCTCCTTGAGGCGGGGATGGCAGCACCTTCAGCAAGAAACCTAAAACCATGGCATTTTATTTTGATAAAAGACCGTGATATTTTACAGCGAATCGCTGATATTCACCCGGCAGCGCAGATGCTTAATCATGCGGCTCTGGCGATTGCGGTTTGTGGTGACCGGGATGTTTCACCGCACTTCTGGGTTCAGGACTGTTCGGCGGCAACTGAAAATATCCTTATTGCCGCGGCGATGCTCGGGCTGGGTGCAGTATGGCTTGGTGTTCATCCCCGGGAAGAGCGGGAAAGGGCTTTGAAGGCGCTGCTGGGGATTCCGGAAAAATTCGGTCTGTTGTGTGTAATTGCGGTGGGAGTGCCCAAGGCTAAACCGGAACCCCGGACCCAGTTTGACCCGAGTCGAATTCATCAGGAGCGGTGGTAA
- a CDS encoding Na/Pi symporter — translation MRLRHRLETVFILLAVVFASRGTGRELELRFAVVGDEDISGNNQVTEAGTELPRPLTVQVLKDGKPIAGQPVRFYLISEPDENRFYPGQSAQIIDTLVFTDRLGFANTRVQLGTGAGAYRIRAVANGQELIFYLRGLKRHWLLLTIVEIVGGLALFLFGMYYGSKGLRRLAGNRLREALFTLTRNRFFSLLVGIVVTVIFQSSTAVISLLISLASTGLITLGQSLGVVLGADIGTTITVQLLSFKIFEYSLFVVFLGFVLMNSLPRVRDIGQAIFGFGLVFYSLKVVLRAAEPLPYVPAIQQAVKIASFNPILALFFALFITALIRSSAATIGIVVGFSFAGLVELKAAIPFIIGANIGSALNAIIASWRTTTEARRIAVAQVLFKIITGVVCLPFLDPLTRLFSTTGNTVARQIANAHTLLNIGAALLFMPFLTAYQKLLCLVVPDREQKYLGTRYLNPAALDAPELALAQVNRELLRMAELVQQMFNQSITVFLRGDKTECRQLIAQDDKVDRLEEALTGYLARISQEMLSPEMSKKTLALFYITDELEHIADIVSKNLVNYTRKKINENLAFSESGLEDIKQFHHEVAENFTLALACLTTWDKNLAQQLAQKRVWGVLRKRELHNRHLSRLARGLKESLDTSTIHLDLIADLERANFHLSQIGAAIIGTRFTTAPDEFDSGQTGSGVPV, via the coding sequence ATGCGACTGCGGCACAGATTAGAGACCGTTTTCATTTTGCTTGCGGTCGTATTTGCCTCCCGGGGAACAGGTCGAGAACTAGAGTTACGCTTTGCCGTGGTTGGTGATGAAGACATCTCGGGGAACAACCAGGTGACCGAAGCGGGAACTGAACTACCCAGGCCGCTCACCGTTCAGGTGTTGAAGGACGGCAAACCAATTGCCGGTCAACCGGTACGCTTCTATCTAATCAGTGAACCTGATGAGAACCGATTTTATCCCGGGCAATCGGCCCAAATTATCGACACCCTTGTTTTCACCGACCGGTTGGGCTTTGCCAACACCCGGGTGCAACTTGGCACCGGTGCCGGTGCCTACCGAATCCGCGCCGTCGCTAATGGGCAGGAACTGATATTTTACCTGCGCGGGCTGAAACGGCACTGGCTTTTGCTCACCATCGTTGAAATAGTCGGCGGTCTGGCGCTTTTTCTCTTTGGGATGTACTACGGCTCCAAAGGATTGCGTCGGCTTGCCGGCAATCGGTTGCGCGAGGCGCTCTTCACCCTGACCAGAAACCGGTTCTTTAGCCTCCTTGTTGGTATCGTAGTAACGGTCATCTTCCAATCATCAACTGCGGTCATCAGCCTGCTCATCTCGCTTGCCTCAACTGGTCTTATCACCCTTGGCCAATCCCTCGGCGTGGTCCTTGGTGCCGACATCGGCACGACAATTACCGTCCAGCTCCTCTCATTTAAAATTTTTGAATACTCGTTGTTTGTCGTGTTTCTTGGATTTGTGTTGATGAATAGCCTACCCCGTGTTCGGGATATCGGTCAGGCGATATTTGGCTTCGGGCTGGTGTTTTACTCGTTAAAGGTCGTGTTGCGTGCCGCTGAACCACTGCCTTATGTCCCGGCAATACAGCAAGCGGTCAAAATTGCAAGTTTTAACCCAATTCTTGCCCTTTTCTTTGCCCTTTTCATCACCGCGCTCATCCGCTCTTCAGCCGCCACCATCGGGATTGTGGTTGGTTTTTCCTTTGCCGGACTGGTAGAACTCAAAGCCGCCATCCCATTCATCATTGGTGCTAATATCGGCAGCGCCTTAAACGCCATAATCGCCTCTTGGCGGACCACAACTGAAGCCCGGCGTATCGCCGTCGCCCAGGTCCTGTTCAAAATTATCACCGGCGTGGTCTGTCTGCCATTTCTCGACCCGCTCACCCGTCTATTTTCAACTACCGGTAACACCGTTGCCCGCCAAATTGCCAATGCCCACACCTTGCTTAACATCGGCGCCGCTTTGCTCTTTATGCCGTTTCTGACCGCGTACCAGAAACTGCTCTGTCTCGTCGTTCCCGACCGGGAACAAAAGTATCTGGGCACCAGGTACCTTAATCCAGCAGCCCTGGACGCACCCGAACTGGCACTGGCGCAGGTGAACCGCGAACTCCTCCGGATGGCAGAACTTGTCCAGCAGATGTTCAACCAGTCAATCACCGTTTTCCTTCGGGGAGATAAAACCGAATGCCGGCAACTCATCGCCCAGGACGATAAGGTTGACCGGCTGGAAGAGGCGCTCACCGGTTACCTCGCCCGCATCTCTCAGGAGATGCTCAGCCCCGAGATGTCAAAAAAGACCCTCGCCTTGTTTTACATCACCGATGAACTGGAACATATCGCCGACATCGTTTCCAAAAACCTTGTCAACTACACCCGCAAGAAAATCAACGAAAACCTCGCCTTCTCAGAATCCGGTCTTGAGGACATCAAACAGTTTCATCACGAAGTTGCGGAAAACTTTACTCTCGCCCTTGCCTGCCTCACCACCTGGGACAAAAACCTTGCCCAACAACTTGCCCAAAAACGTGTTTGGGGTGTATTACGAAAGCGGGAACTTCACAACCGGCACCTCAGCCGCTTAGCCCGCGGGCTCAAAGAGTCGCTCGACACCTCGACAATTCATCTGGACTTAATCGCCGACCTCGAAAGGGCTAACTTCCACCTTTCCCAGATTGGTGCCGCAATAATCGGCACCCGATTTACCACCGCTCCTGATGAATTCGACTCGGGTCAAACTGGGTCCGGGGTTCCGGTTTAG